A section of the Quatrionicoccus australiensis genome encodes:
- a CDS encoding DUF2249 domain-containing protein gives MATGQNRLSHFLNPTQGAIMQAIHVCDHSTPAALYPFDARGVAKRFRHAAIFGALDALHPGETMRFCNDHDPLPLLAQLQQRYGERLGIAYQQREPGAIVIDFSVLG, from the coding sequence ATGGCGACCGGGCAAAATCGCCTTTCACATTTTTTGAATCCGACCCAAGGAGCCATCATGCAAGCCATTCACGTCTGCGACCACTCAACCCCTGCCGCACTCTATCCCTTTGATGCGCGTGGTGTTGCCAAGCGGTTTCGCCATGCCGCGATCTTCGGCGCACTTGATGCCCTGCACCCTGGCGAGACCATGCGTTTTTGCAATGACCACGATCCTTTGCCGCTACTGGCACAACTGCAGCAGCGTTATGGCGAGCGCCTGGGGATTGCTTACCAGCAACGCGAGCCGGGTGCGATCGTGATTGATTTTTCCGTGCTGGGTTAA
- the pnp gene encoding polyribonucleotide nucleotidyltransferase, whose translation MFNVVKKTFAYGDHQVTIETGEVARQAGGAVLVSMEETVVLVTVVAAKSAKPGQDFFPLTVDYQEKVYAAGRIPGGFFKREGRPSEKETLTCRLIDRPIRPLFPEGFYNEVQVIATVMSLNPEVDSDIPALIGASAALAISGVPFNGPIGAARVGYIDGQYVLCPTLSQLKSSQLDLVVAGTEAAVLMVESEADQLSEEIMLGAVVFGHTEMQKAINAINELVEEAGKPEWDWQAAPKDEALVASLSALVTAKLEEAYNITVKQTRSQAVKVIRAEAVAALCTGAEGASDENTVGNLFHEIEASIVRGRILSGAPRIDGRNTRTVRPITMRSGVLPRTHGSALFTRGETQALAVATLGTNRDEQIIDALAGEYRDRFMLHYNMPPYATGECGRVGTPKRREIGHGRLAKRALLAVLPKPEDFSYSMRLVSEITESNGSSSMASVCGGCLALLDAGVPLKAHVAGIAMGLIKDGNRFAVLTDILGDEDHLGDMDFKVAGTTAGITALQMDIKIQGITKEIMQVALAQAQEARLHILNLMQEAAAGPREEMSAYAPRLYTFKINPEKIRDVIGKGGAVIRALTEETGTTIDIQDDGTITIAATSGEAAAAARSRIDAITAEVEIGKIYEGTVLKILDFGAIVSVLPGKDGLLHISQIAQERVNKVEDYVKEGQVVRVKVLETDDRGRVKLSMKAVAAEEGTAPAAAPEAAQ comes from the coding sequence ATGTTTAATGTCGTGAAAAAGACCTTCGCCTATGGCGACCATCAGGTCACCATCGAGACCGGCGAAGTTGCCCGCCAGGCTGGCGGTGCCGTCCTCGTTTCCATGGAAGAAACCGTTGTTCTGGTTACCGTCGTGGCTGCCAAGAGTGCCAAGCCGGGTCAGGATTTCTTCCCGCTGACCGTTGATTATCAGGAAAAAGTTTACGCTGCCGGTCGTATCCCCGGTGGCTTCTTCAAGCGCGAAGGTCGTCCTTCCGAAAAGGAAACGCTGACCTGCCGCCTGATCGACCGCCCGATCCGTCCGCTGTTCCCGGAAGGTTTCTACAACGAAGTTCAGGTCATCGCCACGGTGATGTCGCTGAACCCGGAAGTTGACTCCGATATCCCGGCCCTGATCGGCGCTTCTGCCGCCCTGGCTATTTCCGGTGTGCCGTTCAATGGCCCGATCGGTGCTGCCCGCGTTGGCTATATCGACGGTCAGTACGTCCTGTGCCCGACCCTGAGCCAGCTCAAGTCCAGCCAGCTCGACCTCGTTGTTGCCGGTACCGAAGCTGCCGTGCTGATGGTTGAATCCGAAGCCGACCAACTGTCCGAAGAAATCATGCTCGGTGCTGTTGTTTTCGGTCACACCGAAATGCAGAAGGCGATCAACGCCATCAACGAACTGGTTGAAGAGGCCGGCAAGCCGGAATGGGATTGGCAAGCTGCTCCCAAGGACGAAGCGCTGGTTGCCAGCCTGTCGGCCCTGGTCACGGCCAAGCTCGAAGAAGCCTACAACATCACCGTCAAGCAAACGCGCAGCCAGGCCGTCAAGGTCATCCGCGCCGAAGCCGTTGCCGCCCTGTGTACCGGTGCCGAGGGCGCCTCGGATGAAAACACCGTCGGCAACCTGTTCCATGAAATCGAAGCCTCCATCGTGCGCGGCCGCATCCTGAGCGGTGCCCCGCGTATCGACGGTCGCAACACGCGTACCGTGCGTCCGATCACCATGCGTTCCGGCGTCCTGCCGCGTACCCACGGTTCGGCCCTGTTCACCCGCGGTGAAACCCAGGCGCTGGCGGTTGCCACGCTTGGTACCAACCGCGACGAACAGATCATCGACGCGCTGGCTGGCGAATACCGCGACCGCTTCATGCTGCATTACAACATGCCCCCGTACGCCACCGGCGAATGCGGTCGTGTCGGTACGCCGAAGCGTCGTGAAATCGGCCATGGTCGTCTTGCCAAGCGCGCGCTGCTCGCCGTGCTGCCGAAGCCGGAAGACTTCTCGTACTCGATGCGTCTGGTTTCGGAAATCACCGAATCCAACGGTTCCTCGTCGATGGCTTCCGTTTGTGGCGGCTGTCTGGCCCTGCTCGACGCCGGCGTGCCGCTCAAGGCGCACGTTGCCGGTATCGCCATGGGTCTGATCAAGGACGGCAACCGTTTCGCCGTGCTGACCGACATCCTGGGTGACGAAGATCACCTCGGCGACATGGACTTCAAGGTGGCCGGGACGACCGCTGGTATTACCGCGCTGCAGATGGATATCAAGATCCAGGGCATCACCAAGGAAATCATGCAGGTTGCCCTGGCGCAAGCCCAGGAAGCCCGTCTGCACATCCTGAACCTGATGCAGGAAGCTGCTGCTGGTCCGCGTGAGGAAATGTCGGCCTACGCACCGCGTCTCTACACCTTCAAGATCAACCCGGAAAAGATCCGTGACGTGATCGGCAAGGGCGGCGCCGTCATTCGCGCGCTGACCGAAGAAACCGGCACCACGATCGACATCCAGGACGACGGCACGATCACCATCGCCGCGACCAGTGGCGAAGCTGCCGCGGCTGCCCGTTCGCGCATCGATGCGATCACGGCGGAAGTCGAGATCGGCAAGATCTACGAAGGTACCGTGCTGAAGATTCTTGATTTCGGTGCGATCGTTTCCGTGTTGCCGGGCAAGGATGGTCTGCTGCACATCTCGCAGATCGCCCAGGAGCGCGTCAACAAGGTCGAAGACTACGTCAAGGAAGGCCAGGTTGTTCGCGTCAAGGTTCTCGAGACCGACGACCGTGGCCGCGTCAAGCTGTCGATGAAGGCGGTTGCTGCAGAAGAGGGTACGGCCCCGGCTGCCGCACCGGAAGCTGCCCAGTAA
- the dksA gene encoding RNA polymerase-binding protein DksA yields the protein MAEDLLHKHFAPYEPKAGEDYMSTKQLAHFRKILETLKKELSEDIDRTVHTMQDEATVFADPNDRASQETDIAIELRNRDRERKLIKKIDETLGRIESGEYGFCDKCGVEVGIKRLEARPTATLCIDCKTLEEMKERQMAK from the coding sequence ATGGCAGAAGACCTGCTCCACAAACATTTCGCGCCGTACGAACCCAAAGCGGGTGAAGACTACATGAGCACCAAGCAACTCGCGCATTTCCGCAAGATTCTTGAGACGCTCAAAAAGGAACTCAGCGAGGATATCGACCGCACCGTGCACACCATGCAGGACGAGGCCACCGTCTTTGCCGACCCGAATGACCGGGCCAGCCAGGAAACCGATATTGCCATCGAACTGCGCAATCGCGACCGCGAACGCAAGCTGATCAAGAAGATCGACGAAACGCTGGGTCGCATCGAAAGCGGCGAATACGGCTTCTGTGACAAGTGCGGTGTCGAAGTTGGCATCAAGCGCTTGGAAGCCCGCCCGACGGCCACCCTGTGCATCGATTGCAAGACGCTGGAAGAAATGAAAGAACGCCAGATGGCGAAATAA
- a CDS encoding homoserine dehydrogenase — protein sequence MKPINVGLIGIGTVGGGTWTVLKRNADEIARRAGRPIRITAVADKNVELAKQITGGEARVTDDAFALVSDPEIDIIVELIGGYGVAKELVLQSIANGKHVVTANKALLAVHGTEIFNAAQQKGVMVAFEAAVAGGIPVIKALREGLSANRIEWAAGIINGTTNFILSEMRDKGLSFDTVLKEAQRLGYAEADPTFDIEGVDAAHKATLIASIAFGIPVQFDKAYVEGITKLEASDIKYAEQLGYRIKLLGIAKRRDNGIELRVHPTLIPAKRLIANVEGAMNAVLVKGDAVGATMYYGKGAGAEPTASAVIADLVDVTRLATADAAHRVPHLAFQPDAMSNLPILPMSEIETGYYLRLRVEDKPGVLADVTRILADQAISIDAMLQREPEEGEGETDIIILTHVCKESAADAAIAKIEALAAQKGKVKRIRLEELQ from the coding sequence ATGAAACCTATCAATGTTGGCCTAATCGGCATCGGCACCGTCGGCGGTGGTACCTGGACTGTTCTCAAGCGCAATGCGGACGAAATCGCCCGCCGCGCCGGCCGGCCGATTCGCATTACTGCCGTGGCCGACAAGAACGTCGAACTGGCCAAGCAGATTACCGGTGGCGAAGCCCGGGTGACCGATGACGCCTTCGCGCTGGTCAGCGACCCCGAAATCGACATCATCGTCGAACTGATCGGTGGCTACGGCGTTGCCAAGGAACTGGTCCTGCAATCGATTGCCAACGGCAAGCATGTCGTGACCGCCAACAAGGCCTTGCTCGCCGTGCATGGCACCGAAATTTTCAATGCCGCCCAACAGAAGGGCGTCATGGTCGCTTTCGAAGCGGCTGTAGCGGGTGGCATTCCGGTCATCAAGGCGCTGCGCGAAGGCCTCTCGGCCAATCGCATCGAGTGGGCGGCCGGCATCATCAACGGCACGACCAACTTCATCCTTTCCGAAATGCGCGACAAGGGCCTGTCCTTCGACACCGTGCTCAAGGAAGCGCAGCGCCTGGGTTACGCCGAAGCGGATCCGACTTTCGATATCGAAGGTGTCGATGCCGCCCACAAGGCGACCCTGATTGCCTCCATCGCTTTCGGCATCCCCGTGCAGTTCGACAAGGCTTACGTTGAAGGCATCACCAAGCTTGAAGCTTCCGACATCAAGTACGCCGAACAGCTCGGCTACCGCATCAAGCTGCTCGGCATTGCCAAGCGTCGCGATAACGGCATCGAGCTGCGCGTCCATCCGACCCTGATTCCGGCCAAGCGCCTGATCGCCAACGTCGAGGGTGCGATGAATGCCGTGCTGGTCAAGGGCGACGCCGTCGGTGCCACGATGTACTACGGCAAGGGCGCCGGCGCCGAGCCGACCGCTTCCGCTGTCATCGCTGATCTGGTCGATGTCACCCGCCTGGCCACCGCCGATGCGGCGCACCGTGTGCCGCACCTGGCGTTCCAGCCGGATGCGATGTCCAACCTGCCGATCCTGCCGATGAGCGAGATTGAAACCGGCTACTACTTGCGCCTGCGAGTGGAAGACAAGCCGGGCGTGCTCGCCGACGTGACGCGCATCCTGGCCGACCAGGCGATCTCGATTGATGCCATGCTGCAGCGTGAGCCGGAAGAGGGCGAAGGCGAGACCGACATCATCATCCTGACCCACGTTTGCAAGGAAAGCGCTGCGGACGCAGCGATCGCCAAGATCGAAGCTCTCGCTGCACAAAAGGGCAAGGTCAAGCGCATTCGCCTGGAAGAGCTGCAATAA
- a CDS encoding CheR family methyltransferase, whose protein sequence is DAEIGEFEVIFLRNVMIYFDPPTKTKVVHNLLPRLKSGGHLIIGHSETLNGLTDRVEAILPTIYRKP, encoded by the coding sequence CGATGCAGAGATCGGCGAATTCGAGGTTATTTTTCTGCGCAACGTGATGATTTATTTCGACCCGCCGACCAAGACCAAAGTCGTGCATAACCTGTTACCCCGGCTCAAATCCGGCGGTCATCTGATCATTGGCCATTCGGAAACCCTGAATGGTCTTACCGACCGGGTTGAAGCCATCCTGCCGACGATCTACCGCAAGCCATGA
- a CDS encoding pyridoxal phosphate-dependent aminotransferase, whose translation MKQIKKSAKLANVCYDIRGPVLQKAKQMEDEGHKIIKLNIGNLAAFGFDSPEEIQQDIIRNLPNAAGYTDSKGIFAARKAIMHYTQQKGIKGVTLEDIYVGNGVSELIVMAMNALLDVEDEVLVPAPDYPLWTAAISLSGGTPKHYLCDEENGWYPDLDDIRKKITKHTKAIVIINPNNPTGALYPDELLKELVEIARQHHLIIYADEVYDKVLYDAETHTSIASLSEDVLTITFNGLSKNYRSCGYRAGWMIVSGDKRHAKDYIEGLDMLSSMRLCANAPGQHGIQTALGGYQSIDDLVGEGGRMRRQRDIAHDLITAIPGVTCVKPKATLYMFPKLDPKIYPIKNDQAFITELLQEEKVLLVQGTGFNWPHPDHFRLVFLPHEDDLKEAIGRIARFLENYRKRHGTN comes from the coding sequence ATGAAACAAATCAAGAAGTCCGCCAAGCTTGCCAACGTCTGCTACGACATCCGCGGCCCCGTGCTGCAGAAGGCCAAGCAGATGGAGGACGAGGGTCACAAGATCATAAAACTGAACATCGGCAACCTCGCCGCGTTCGGTTTCGATTCGCCCGAAGAAATCCAGCAGGACATCATTCGCAACCTGCCCAATGCGGCGGGCTACACCGACTCCAAGGGCATCTTTGCGGCGCGCAAGGCGATCATGCACTATACCCAGCAGAAGGGTATCAAGGGGGTGACGCTGGAGGACATCTACGTCGGCAACGGCGTCTCCGAGTTGATCGTGATGGCCATGAACGCGCTGCTTGATGTCGAAGACGAAGTACTGGTGCCGGCGCCTGACTACCCGCTGTGGACGGCTGCAATCAGCTTGTCCGGCGGTACGCCGAAGCATTACCTGTGCGATGAGGAGAACGGCTGGTATCCGGACCTCGACGATATTCGCAAGAAGATCACCAAGCACACCAAGGCGATCGTCATCATTAATCCGAACAATCCGACCGGTGCCCTGTACCCGGACGAACTGCTCAAGGAACTGGTCGAAATCGCCCGTCAGCATCACCTGATCATCTACGCCGACGAGGTGTACGACAAGGTGCTTTACGACGCCGAGACGCATACTTCGATTGCTTCGCTGTCCGAGGATGTTCTGACCATTACGTTCAATGGTCTGTCCAAGAACTATCGTTCCTGCGGCTATCGCGCCGGCTGGATGATCGTTTCCGGCGACAAGCGGCACGCCAAGGACTACATCGAAGGCCTCGACATGCTGTCCTCGATGCGCCTGTGTGCCAACGCGCCGGGCCAGCATGGCATCCAGACGGCGCTCGGCGGTTACCAGAGCATCGATGATCTGGTCGGTGAAGGTGGTCGCATGCGTCGCCAGCGCGATATCGCGCATGACTTGATTACCGCCATTCCCGGCGTGACTTGCGTCAAGCCCAAGGCGACGCTGTACATGTTCCCGAAGCTCGATCCGAAGATCTACCCGATCAAGAACGACCAGGCCTTCATCACCGAGTTGCTGCAGGAAGAAAAGGTACTGCTCGTGCAGGGCACCGGTTTCAACTGGCCGCATCCGGACCATTTCCGCCTGGTCTTCCTGCCGCACGAAGACGATCTCAAGGAGGCCATCGGTCGTATTGCGCGCTTCCTGGAAAATTACCGCAAGCGGCACGGCACCAACTAG
- a CDS encoding Mth938-like domain-containing protein, whose amino-acid sequence MKLHQSNIAGLNMFTAYGEGYVAVNNEKHGKNLILLPESIIHEWSTATPESLGEADMEKLLTLGTEIILLGTGKRLRFPPGALLRPFAPAGIGLEVMDLQAACRTYNILAAEGRKVAAALLFD is encoded by the coding sequence GTGAAATTACACCAATCCAATATTGCCGGACTCAACATGTTCACCGCCTACGGTGAAGGTTACGTAGCGGTCAACAACGAAAAACATGGCAAAAACCTGATTTTGTTGCCGGAATCGATCATTCATGAATGGTCGACCGCCACGCCCGAATCGCTGGGCGAAGCTGACATGGAGAAGTTGCTGACCCTGGGAACGGAAATCATCTTGCTCGGCACCGGCAAGCGCCTGCGCTTTCCGCCGGGTGCCCTGCTCCGGCCATTTGCCCCGGCCGGTATCGGCCTGGAAGTGATGGACCTGCAGGCGGCCTGTCGAACCTACAACATCCTTGCCGCCGAAGGCCGCAAGGTCGCCGCGGCACTGCTCTTCGACTAA
- the rpsO gene encoding 30S ribosomal protein S15: MAFTTETKAGVVAEFQRAQGDTGSPEVQVALLTARINELTPHFKEHKKDHHSRRGLLRMVNQRRKLLDYLKGKNVDAYRTLITRLGLRK, encoded by the coding sequence ATGGCATTCACCACCGAAACCAAAGCCGGCGTCGTCGCCGAGTTCCAGCGCGCCCAAGGCGACACCGGTTCTCCCGAAGTTCAGGTCGCCCTGCTGACCGCCCGCATCAATGAACTGACCCCGCACTTCAAGGAACACAAGAAGGATCACCACTCGCGTCGTGGTCTGCTGCGTATGGTCAATCAGCGTCGCAAGCTGCTCGATTACCTCAAGGGCAAGAATGTTGATGCCTACCGTACCCTGATTACCCGCCTTGGTCTGCGTAAGTAA
- a CDS encoding protein-glutamate methylesterase/protein-glutamine glutaminase translates to MAEQRIKVMIVDDSAVVRQVISQALMADAGIEVIGTAADPIFALQKMNAQWPDVLVVDIEMPRMDGITFLKKVMAERPTPVVVCSSLAEKGAQATFEALSAGAVSIITKPKVGLKNFLEDASNDIVQAVRSAARANMRAVRTTAAPATFSGFRPKLTADVMLSSANNAALVKTTEQLVAIGTSTGGTQALEIVLSKLPATALGIVVVQHMPEKFTAMFAERLNNLCQIEVREAKNGDRVMPGRALIAPGGRHMMLKRNGAQYVVEVVDGPLVNRHKPSVDVLFRSVAKFAGANALGIIMTGMGDDGARGMKEMHATGAHTIAQDEASCVVFGMPKEAIKLGAVDQVIALEQIPQAIVSFGK, encoded by the coding sequence ATGGCTGAGCAGCGAATCAAGGTAATGATTGTCGATGACTCGGCCGTCGTCCGGCAGGTCATCTCGCAGGCCCTGATGGCTGATGCCGGGATCGAAGTCATCGGTACGGCGGCTGATCCGATTTTTGCCCTGCAAAAAATGAATGCCCAGTGGCCCGATGTTCTGGTCGTCGACATTGAAATGCCGCGCATGGATGGCATTACCTTCCTCAAGAAAGTGATGGCCGAGCGTCCGACGCCGGTTGTCGTCTGCTCGTCGCTAGCCGAAAAAGGCGCACAAGCAACCTTCGAGGCCCTCTCTGCCGGTGCTGTTTCAATCATCACGAAGCCCAAGGTCGGACTGAAAAACTTTCTGGAAGACGCCTCCAACGATATCGTCCAGGCTGTACGCAGCGCGGCTCGTGCCAATATGCGCGCGGTCCGCACGACGGCTGCGCCAGCTACATTTTCAGGCTTTCGTCCGAAGCTGACGGCAGACGTCATGCTCAGTTCCGCGAATAATGCCGCCCTGGTCAAGACCACGGAACAGCTTGTTGCCATCGGCACCTCGACCGGCGGCACGCAGGCGCTGGAGATCGTTCTCAGCAAGCTCCCGGCAACGGCACTGGGAATTGTCGTGGTCCAGCACATGCCGGAAAAATTCACCGCCATGTTTGCCGAACGACTGAACAACCTGTGCCAGATCGAAGTACGCGAAGCCAAAAACGGGGACCGCGTCATGCCTGGCCGGGCATTGATCGCGCCTGGCGGTCGACACATGATGCTCAAGCGAAATGGTGCCCAGTATGTCGTCGAAGTCGTCGATGGCCCGTTGGTGAATCGCCACAAACCGTCGGTTGATGTACTTTTCCGCTCGGTTGCAAAGTTTGCCGGGGCCAATGCACTGGGCATCATCATGACCGGCATGGGGGATGACGGGGCGCGCGGCATGAAGGAAATGCATGCTACAGGGGCCCACACGATCGCCCAGGATGAAGCCAGCTGCGTTGTTTTCGGGATGCCCAAGGAAGCAATCAAGCTCGGAGCCGTCGATCAGGTAATCGCACTGGAACAGATTCCGCAAGCAATCGTCAGCTTCGGCAAGTAA
- a CDS encoding EAL and HDOD domain-containing protein produces the protein MGFFKRIFGFLSRPDSEASRTTPQPVAKPLPVEPPVRSVLVSWHEMLDAHARIAGYFLPASPVSAGSVITGQQLLDAFRSENVTRLAEKRLVVMPVTIEQWQGADFGCLATARTYFHLLLASVAAPDAWYAVARDIRACGARVAVDAAFFDLPDASGDLADMVLLDARAGELAALEQMVKAVRQRYPRLPVVVRDVSSWAEFRFFQSLGVDYCTGGFAATPDEAEQAGRLSQSRLVVIEMLNQLRSDAEPAVVAATAKRDPAVVLKLLEMANSPLSGLSRRVSNLEEAIMLLGRDAVYRWLTLAMFRIDAQRGLDETLLVIALSRACCLEALAPGGDKKLAGELFLLGMLSVVDSLLGMPMAAVLGRMHLPEAVSMALLRNEGPYVRYLVLMIALERCRIDQAVTMAGLMAIDPTRLLNTYSTAMAWATSDLLG, from the coding sequence ATGGGTTTTTTCAAGCGCATTTTCGGTTTTTTGTCGCGTCCTGATAGCGAAGCTTCAAGAACCACTCCGCAGCCTGTCGCGAAGCCCCTGCCAGTCGAGCCTCCCGTGCGCTCGGTGTTGGTCAGCTGGCATGAAATGCTTGATGCCCATGCCAGGATTGCCGGCTACTTTTTGCCTGCCAGTCCGGTGAGTGCGGGTTCCGTCATTACCGGCCAGCAGTTGCTTGATGCATTCCGTTCTGAAAACGTCACACGCCTGGCCGAAAAGCGTCTGGTGGTGATGCCGGTTACCATTGAGCAATGGCAAGGCGCTGATTTCGGCTGCCTCGCTACCGCCCGGACATACTTTCATCTGTTGCTTGCCTCGGTTGCGGCACCTGACGCCTGGTATGCTGTGGCACGGGATATTCGCGCATGCGGGGCCAGGGTGGCAGTGGATGCTGCCTTTTTTGACTTGCCGGATGCCTCTGGTGATCTTGCCGATATGGTGCTGCTCGACGCGCGCGCTGGCGAGTTGGCCGCGCTTGAGCAGATGGTTAAGGCTGTCCGTCAGCGCTATCCTCGGTTGCCTGTGGTTGTGCGTGACGTCAGTTCCTGGGCCGAGTTTCGCTTTTTCCAGTCGCTGGGGGTTGATTACTGCACTGGCGGATTTGCCGCCACGCCGGATGAGGCGGAGCAGGCCGGGCGCTTGAGTCAGAGTCGTCTGGTGGTCATCGAAATGCTGAATCAGCTGCGCAGTGACGCTGAACCCGCCGTGGTTGCCGCTACCGCAAAGCGCGATCCGGCGGTGGTTCTGAAGCTTCTCGAAATGGCCAATTCACCCCTTTCCGGACTGTCGCGCCGGGTTTCGAATCTGGAAGAAGCCATCATGCTGCTAGGGCGGGATGCGGTTTACCGCTGGCTGACCTTGGCAATGTTTCGCATTGATGCCCAAAGGGGGCTGGATGAAACATTGCTGGTCATAGCCCTGAGTCGCGCCTGTTGTCTCGAAGCCCTGGCTCCCGGAGGGGACAAGAAACTGGCGGGCGAGCTTTTCCTGCTTGGCATGCTTTCCGTTGTTGACAGTCTGCTTGGCATGCCGATGGCGGCTGTCCTGGGCAGGATGCATCTGCCCGAAGCCGTATCGATGGCCTTGCTGAGGAACGAGGGGCCTTATGTGCGTTATCTGGTGCTGATGATTGCTCTGGAGAGATGCCGTATCGACCAGGCCGTGACGATGGCGGGGCTGATGGCGATCGATCCAACCCGGTTGTTGAATACTTATAGTACGGCGATGGCCTGGGCAACCTCCGATTTGCTGGGCTAG
- a CDS encoding HDOD domain-containing protein, with product MNDVKEALYAIAADAVRGDMVFPTNAEIGLRVQKLLDDPDCSIDQLAKLISAEPVLLSRVIGIANSVAYNPSGQAMNDVRSAISRLGFNTLRILVMAVIVRQMQGLSQSPEHRAIAARLWEHTAHVAALARVIARRVTHQDPDAAFFAGIVHEIGGFYLISKVGRYPNLLNSGFEVWRDEGEARISGTILQILGVPEKIQEAISSLWNGYLSMPPQSLGDTLLLADQLSPVCSPLSSGDDLPQKTPPADLDMMIDDAMLSQVLAESAAEVKSLTDALNA from the coding sequence ATGAACGACGTCAAGGAAGCTCTCTATGCCATCGCTGCCGATGCGGTGCGAGGCGACATGGTCTTTCCGACCAACGCCGAAATTGGCTTGCGCGTGCAAAAACTGCTGGATGACCCGGATTGCTCGATCGATCAGCTCGCCAAGCTGATCTCGGCAGAACCGGTCCTCCTGTCACGGGTCATCGGCATTGCCAACTCGGTTGCCTACAATCCTTCCGGACAGGCCATGAACGACGTTCGTTCGGCCATTTCGCGACTGGGCTTCAATACGCTGCGCATTCTTGTCATGGCCGTCATCGTCAGACAGATGCAAGGGCTGTCGCAGTCGCCGGAACACCGGGCGATTGCTGCCCGATTGTGGGAGCATACAGCCCACGTTGCCGCACTGGCCCGTGTCATTGCCCGCCGCGTCACCCACCAGGATCCCGATGCAGCCTTCTTCGCCGGCATCGTGCATGAAATCGGTGGCTTCTACCTGATTTCGAAGGTCGGTCGTTACCCGAACCTGCTCAACAGCGGTTTCGAGGTGTGGCGCGATGAAGGCGAGGCGCGCATCAGCGGCACCATCCTGCAGATACTTGGTGTCCCGGAAAAAATACAGGAAGCAATAAGCAGCCTGTGGAACGGCTATCTGTCGATGCCGCCCCAATCGCTCGGCGATACCCTGCTGCTTGCGGATCAGTTGTCGCCGGTCTGCTCGCCCTTGAGCAGTGGTGATGATTTGCCGCAAAAGACACCACCGGCCGATCTCGACATGATGATTGATGATGCGATGTTGAGCCAGGTACTCGCCGAGTCGGCGGCTGAGGTGAAATCCCTGACCGATGCGCTGAACGCATAG
- a CDS encoding chemotaxis protein CheD — protein MTSVAPEPHTVFLNPGEFYFGSGMTRISTLLGSCVSITLWHPRRKIGGMCHYMLTERNRPAGAPLDGRFGSEAFEMFLQQVEAAGTHPGEYQAKLFGGANMLSGPGGEKMDIGPRNIELGRKMLAARHIALMAEHVGGSGRRKLHFDIWSGDVWLAFPQGSDASIRSSNG, from the coding sequence ATGACCAGCGTGGCGCCGGAACCCCACACCGTTTTTCTCAATCCCGGCGAGTTTTACTTCGGCTCCGGCATGACCCGTATTTCCACCCTGCTCGGTTCCTGTGTTTCAATCACGCTTTGGCACCCGCGCCGCAAGATCGGCGGCATGTGTCACTACATGCTGACCGAGCGAAACCGTCCTGCCGGAGCTCCTCTTGACGGACGTTTCGGTAGTGAGGCTTTCGAGATGTTTCTGCAACAGGTAGAAGCCGCGGGTACGCATCCCGGCGAATATCAGGCAAAGCTCTTCGGTGGCGCCAACATGTTGAGTGGTCCAGGAGGAGAAAAAATGGATATTGGCCCTCGTAATATAGAACTCGGACGAAAAATGCTTGCCGCCCGGCATATTGCCTTGATGGCCGAACATGTTGGCGGCAGCGGCCGCCGCAAACTGCATTTTGATATCTGGAGCGGCGATGTCTGGCTGGCCTTCCCGCAAGGTAGCGATGCCAGCATCAGGAGCAGCAATGGCTGA